A genomic stretch from Scatophagus argus isolate fScaArg1 chromosome 19, fScaArg1.pri, whole genome shotgun sequence includes:
- the bpnt1 gene encoding 3'(2'),5'-bisphosphate nucleotidase 1 isoform X2 — MAGSPAVVMRLVASAHTVAEMAGAIVRKVLHTGELGIVQKTGANDLQTLADRLAQQSICASLSKRFPKITIIGEEELPAEDISEDLIENGHSEEILRETCPPEYSGLKEEELVVWVDPLDGTKEYTEGLLDNVTVLIGIAHRGKAIAGVINQPFYNYQLGEGAALGRTMWGMPGLGAFGFQLQEVPGDRRIITTTRSHSNKVVTDCVDAMEPHEVIRVGGAGNKIIQLVEGRASAYVFASPGCKKWDTCAPEAILNAVGGKLTDMHGNAYRYDAAVKHMNSAGVLATLRNHEYYLSRVPQSVLQALKSD; from the exons ATGGCTGGAAGTCCTGCTGTGGTTATGCGCCTGGTGGCTTCTGCCCACACTGTGGCTGAAATGGCTGGCGCCATTGTGAGGAAGGTCCTTCACACCGGAGAACTTGGCATTGTGCAAAAG ACTGGAGCTAATGACCTGCAGACACTGGCGGACAGACTGGCACAGCAGAGCATTTGCGCATCACTGTCCAAACGATTCCCCAAAATCACCATCATTGGAGAGGAG GAGCTTCCCGCTGAGGACATAAGTGAAGATCTCATTGAGAATGGCCACTCAGAGGAAATCCTTCGGGAGACATGTCCACCAGAATATAGTGGGTTGAAAGAGGAGGAG CTAGTTGTGTGGGTTGATCCCCTCGATGGCACAAAAGAATATACTGAAG GGCTCCTGGATAATGTGACCGTGCTTATTGGTATTGCACACAGAGGCAAAGCTATTGCAGGTGTCATCAACCAGCCTTTCTACAACTACCAG CTGGGAGAAGGAGCAGCTTTGGGAAGAACCATGTGGGGAATGCCGGGATTGGGCGCCTTTGGATTTCAACTGCAGGAAGTCCCGGGTGACAGACGTATCATCACCACCACACGCTCCCATAGCAACAAGGTGGTGACGGACTGTGTAGACGCCATGGAGCCTCACGAAGTTATAAGAGTGGGTGGCGCTGGAAACAAG ATAATCCAGCTTGTTGAGGGGCGGGCTTCTGCTTATGTCTTTGCCAGTCCTGGGTGCAAGAAGTGGGACACCTGCGCCCCTGAAGCCATCCTGAATGCTGTTGGAG GTAAACTGACTGACATGCATGGCAATGCATACCGCTACGATGCTGCTGTAAAGCACATGAACTCTGCCGGCGTTCTTGCTACACTACGCAACCACGAGTACTACCTCAGCAGAGTACCACAGTCAGTGCTGCAAGCCCTGAAGTCAGACTGA
- the bpnt1 gene encoding 3'(2'),5'-bisphosphate nucleotidase 1 isoform X1 — translation MAGSPAVVMRLVASAHTVAEMAGAIVRKVLHTGELGIVQKTGANDLQTLADRLAQQSICASLSKRFPKITIIGEEELPAEDISEDLIENGHSEEILRETCPPEYSGLKEEELVVWVDPLDGTKEYTEASRCLRHPAEAQMSHKGSDTSQPLSTALWLLDNVTVLIGIAHRGKAIAGVINQPFYNYQLGEGAALGRTMWGMPGLGAFGFQLQEVPGDRRIITTTRSHSNKVVTDCVDAMEPHEVIRVGGAGNKIIQLVEGRASAYVFASPGCKKWDTCAPEAILNAVGGKLTDMHGNAYRYDAAVKHMNSAGVLATLRNHEYYLSRVPQSVLQALKSD, via the exons ATGGCTGGAAGTCCTGCTGTGGTTATGCGCCTGGTGGCTTCTGCCCACACTGTGGCTGAAATGGCTGGCGCCATTGTGAGGAAGGTCCTTCACACCGGAGAACTTGGCATTGTGCAAAAG ACTGGAGCTAATGACCTGCAGACACTGGCGGACAGACTGGCACAGCAGAGCATTTGCGCATCACTGTCCAAACGATTCCCCAAAATCACCATCATTGGAGAGGAG GAGCTTCCCGCTGAGGACATAAGTGAAGATCTCATTGAGAATGGCCACTCAGAGGAAATCCTTCGGGAGACATGTCCACCAGAATATAGTGGGTTGAAAGAGGAGGAG CTAGTTGTGTGGGTTGATCCCCTCGATGGCACAAAAGAATATACTGAAG CGTCGAGGTGTCTCCGTCACCCAGCTGAGGCCCAGATGTCACACAAAGGGTCGGACACCTCTCAGCCTCTCAGCACGGCTCTCT GGCTCCTGGATAATGTGACCGTGCTTATTGGTATTGCACACAGAGGCAAAGCTATTGCAGGTGTCATCAACCAGCCTTTCTACAACTACCAG CTGGGAGAAGGAGCAGCTTTGGGAAGAACCATGTGGGGAATGCCGGGATTGGGCGCCTTTGGATTTCAACTGCAGGAAGTCCCGGGTGACAGACGTATCATCACCACCACACGCTCCCATAGCAACAAGGTGGTGACGGACTGTGTAGACGCCATGGAGCCTCACGAAGTTATAAGAGTGGGTGGCGCTGGAAACAAG ATAATCCAGCTTGTTGAGGGGCGGGCTTCTGCTTATGTCTTTGCCAGTCCTGGGTGCAAGAAGTGGGACACCTGCGCCCCTGAAGCCATCCTGAATGCTGTTGGAG GTAAACTGACTGACATGCATGGCAATGCATACCGCTACGATGCTGCTGTAAAGCACATGAACTCTGCCGGCGTTCTTGCTACACTACGCAACCACGAGTACTACCTCAGCAGAGTACCACAGTCAGTGCTGCAAGCCCTGAAGTCAGACTGA
- the LOC124050243 gene encoding serine/threonine-protein phosphatase PP1-beta catalytic subunit-like, whose protein sequence is MAESELNVDSIISRLLEVRGCRPGKIVQMTEAEVRGLCIKSREIFLSQPILLELEAPLKICGDIHGQYTDLLRLFEYGGFPPEANYLFLGDYVDRGKQSLETICLLLAYKIKYPENFFLLRGNHECASINRIYGFYDECKRRFNIKLWKTFTDCFNCLPIAAIIDEKIFCCHGGLSPDLQSMEQIRRIMRPTDVPDTGLLCDLLWSDPDKDVQGWGENDRGVSFTFGADVVSKFLNRHDLDLICRAHQVVEDGYEFFAKRQLVTLFSAPNYCGEFDNAGGMMSVDESLMCSFQILKPSEKKAKYQYGGVNSGRPVTPPRTTQAPKKR, encoded by the exons TGCGAGGATGTCGACCAGGGAAGATCGTACAGATGACAGAGGCTGAGGTGAGGGGACTCTGCATCAAGTCCAGAGAGATTTTCCTCAGTCAGCCCATCCTGCTAGAACTGGAGGCTCCACTCAAAATCTGTG GTGATATCCATGGACAGTACACAGACTTGCTGAGGCTATTCGAGTATGGAGGCTTCCCTCCAGAGGCCAACTATCTGTTTCTGGGGGATTACGTGGACAGAGGGAAGCAGTCGCTGGAGACTATCTGCCTGCTGCTCGCCTACAAGATCAAATACCCAGAAAATTTCTTTTTGCTCAGGGGGAACCACGAGTGTGCCTCCATCAATCGCATCTACGGCTTCTATGATGAGT GCAAGCGCAGGTTCAACATAAAGCTGTGGAAGACCTTCACAGACTGTTTCAACTGTCTGCCCATTGCCGCAATTATTGATGAGAAGATTTTCTGCTGCCACGGGG GGCTCTCACCTGATCTTCAGTCCATGGAACAAATTCGCCGCATTATGAGACCCACTGATGTCCCCGACACAG gctTGCTGTGTGACCTGCTCTGGTCGGATCCGGACAAAGACGTCCAGGGCTGGGGGGAAAACGATCGAGGGGTTTCTTTCACCTTCGGGGCCGACGTGGTCAGCAAGTTTCTCAACCGTCACGATTTGGATCTCATTTGCAGAGCACATCAG GTTGTTGAAGATGGCTATGAGTTCTTTGCCAAACGACAGCTGGTGACGCTTTTCTCGGCCCCGAACTACTGTGGCGAATTTGACAACGCAGGCGGCATGATGAGTGTGGACGAGTCCCTTATGTGCTCGTTTCAG ATCCTGAAGCcgtcagaaaaaaaagcaaagtacCAGTACGGAGGGGTGAATTCAGGACGCCCTGTCACCCCGCCTCGCACCACTCAGGCACCGAAAAAGAGGTGA